The Daucus carota subsp. sativus chromosome 2, DH1 v3.0, whole genome shotgun sequence genome includes a window with the following:
- the LOC108205817 gene encoding B-type cell cycle switch protein ccs52A-like — protein MEETPPQFPPTPSSSELNIPSTMSSRPNLSITPTTPNLLSLGYQPSPSRTIISDRFIPSRSSSNFNLFNISPPNNSDDPLSSSSAAYTTLLRTALFGPDSGFTPPVTPDKSVGGRNFPVVSPSRNIFRFKSETRQSLHSLLPFETDDNLPGVSHSPVKAARKVPRSPYKVLDAPALQDDFYLNLVDWSSHNILAVGLGNCVYLWNACSSKVTKLCDLGTDDSVCSVGWAQRGTHLAVGTSNGKVQIWDASRCKRIRTMEGHRLRVGTLAWSTSQLSSGSRDKSILQRDIRAQENYVSKLSGHKSEVCGLKWSYDNRELASGGNDNRLYVWNQHSTQPVLKYCEHTAAVKAIAWSPHLHGLLASGGGTADRCIRFWNTTTNSHLSCMDTGSQVCNLVWSKNVNELVSTHGYSQNQIIVWRYPTMSKLATLTGHTFRVLYLAISPDGQTIVTGAGDETLRFWNVFPSPKSQNTESEIGASFLGRTQIR, from the exons ATGGAAGAAACCCCACCCCAATTTCCACCAACCCCATCATCATCAGAGCTCAATATCCCCTCAACAATGTCATCAAGACCCAATCTTTCCATCACCCCCACTACCCCAAATCTCCTCTCTCTAGGTTACCAACCCTCCCCATCTCGCACAATCATCAGTGATCGCTTTATTCCCAGTAGATCTTCTTCCAATTTTAATCTCTTCAATATCTCTCCCCCTAATAATTCCGATGAccctctttcttcttcttctgccgCTTATACTACCCTTCTTAGGACGGCATTGTTCGGCCCTGATTCCGGCTTTACGCCGCCGGTTACGCCTGATAAGTCTGTCGGCGGGAGGAATTTTCCGGTGGTCTCGCCCTCGAGGAATATTTTTAGGTTTAAGAGTGAGACTAGACAGTCTTTGCATTCTTTGTTGCCTTTTGAGACTGATGATAACTTGCCTGGTGTTAGTCATAGTCCGGTTAAGGCGGCCCGGAAGGTTCCTAGATCCCCTTATAAG GTACTGGATGCACCTGCATTACAAGATGATTTTTACCTAAATCTTGTCGATTGGTCATCACATAATATATTGGCCGTCGGGCTGGGTAATTGTGTGTACCTATGGAATGCTTGTAGTAGTAAG GTGACGAAGTTGTGCGACTTGGGTACTGATGACAGTGTATGTTCAGTTGGGTGGGCTCAGCGTGGTACTCATCTTGCAGTCGGAACAAGTAATGGAAAAGTCCAG ATTTGGGATGCCTCTCGGTGTAAAAGGATAAGAACTATGGAGGGACATCGGCTGCGTGTTGGGACCCTAGCCTGGAGTACATCTCAACTATCTTCTGGAAGTAGGGACAAAAGTATTCTTCAACGTGATATACGTGCTCAGGAGAACTATGTTAGTAAACTGAGCGGACACAAGTCTGAG GTTTGTGGGTTGAAGTGGTCCTACGATAACCGTGAATTAGCATCTGGAGGAAATGATAACAGA ctTTATGTGTGGAATCAGCATTCAACTCAACCTGTACTGAAATACTGCGAGCATACAGCGGCTGTGAAAGCAATTGCATGGTCACCCCATCTTCATGGACTTTTAGCTTCAGGCGGTGGTACTGCTGATCGGTGCATCCGTTTTTGGAACACTACCACTAATTCCCACTTGAGCTGCATGGATACTGGAAGTCAG GTGTGCAATTTAGTTTGGTCAAAAAATGTCAACGAACTTGTCAGCACACATGGATATTCCCAGAACCAGATAATAGTTTGGAGATATCCAACAATGTCGAAG TTAGCAACCCTTACCGGTCACACATTTAGAGTTCTTTATCTTGCCATTTCTCCAGACGGGCAG ACTATTGTAACTGGAGCAGGAGATGAAACACTGCGGTTTTGGAATGTTTTTCCTTCCCCGAAATCCCAG AACACAGAAAGCGAAATTGGAGCATCATTTCTGGGAAGAACGCAAATCCGGTAA
- the LOC108209946 gene encoding uncharacterized protein LOC108209946, translating to MASGSGEERTSEGVEELTHKTKLIQFFGRSTPIILQNDNGPCPLLAICNVLLLKNNLNLSPDIPEVSQERLLSLVAERLIDSNSNLDNKEAGYVENQQQNIADAIDLLPRLTTGIDVNIKFKGITEFEFTRECAIFDLLDIPLYHGWIVDPQDSDTYNAIGSKSYNTIMGDLVGLETGTTASEDKKKPEEDSVDFVAATTATLGVPSPGLSRNISFDNPPGSGSQHSKARKGDLEEEAELLRAMKISEADFPNSSKDVSLDNCDARKGDLQEEAELLRAMKLSEAPFTDSSKDVCSDQSDEQNVSAFPKESVNVKKSEPLVPSGTTEVVVGVETQKTWQQEPSSNVSNDLADINNDLITFETIPEKDDCLSTEKDQKISNSQLSCKEAGECNETKDVGEKTRIDFLDLQKPAVSDSLQPDFLSTAASSIVDSEGNKDIHDQSVSKTNVPKEDNQIAPEALSIAFSPVVIELDASGDSTGNRDVYEVVTPAGDSTEPIYAGEECILEPGTTYEDQEPVYEGEVVIAKQVDKHSTNASDVASKNEITPQQGELIKDFLKTNASQLTVYGLVCLQEQLKERELCVFFRNNHFNTMFKFGGQLYLLATDQGYINQPDLVWEMLNEVNGNTVFMTGSFKEFKAEDDHVKDTWDEQNARASTAEYLASIKDPAQDNSSFNSDLQLAMALQEQEFEQQPQRNTQQQNVSGGSGLVTGPQGSRSGNNNRYLPQPSKPVSKPSKDKCVVM from the exons ATGGCGAGTGGTTCTGGCGAGGAAAGAACAAGTGAGGGAGTTGAAGAATTGACCCACAAGACCAAACTCATTCAATTCTTTGGGAGGTCTACGCCAATCATTCTTCAAAATGATAATGGCCCCTGTCCTCTTCTTGCTATTT GTAATGTTCTTTTGTTGAAGAATAATTTGAATCTGAGTCCGGACATCCCCGAAGTCTCTCAAGAGAGATTGCTTTCACTTGTTGCCGAGCGGTTGATAGATTCAAATAGTAATCTTGAT AACAAGGAAGCCGGTTATGTCGAGAATCAACAACAGAACATAGCTGATGCAATTGATTTGCTCCCTCGTCTGACAACCGGGATTGAtgtcaatataaaatttaaggg TATTACTGAATTTGAATTTACAAGGGAGTGTGCAATATTTGATTTGTTGGATATACCGCTCTATCATGGTTGGATAGTTGATCCTCAG GATAGTGACACTTACAATGCAATTGGATCCAAGTCGTACAACACTATAATGGGGGATCTTGTTGGCCTTGAAACAGGAACCACGGCAAGTGAAGACAAGAAAAAGCCTGAAGAAGATTCTGTTGATTTTGTTGCTGCAACGACTGCAACTTTAGGAGTGCCTTCTCCTGGTCTTTCAAGAAATATATCTTTTGATAATCCTCCTGGTTCTGGTTCCCAGCATAGCAAAGCTAGAAAAGGGGACCTCGAAGAAGAAGCCGAGCTGCTGAGAGCCATGAAAATATCAGAGGCTGATTTTCCCAATTCATCCAAAGATGTATCTTTAGACAATTGTGATGCTAGAAAAGGAGATCTTCAAGAAGAAGCCGAGCTGCTGAGGGCCATGAAATTGTCTGAGGCTCCTTTTACAGATTCATCTAAAGATGTATGCTCAGACCAGAGTGATGAGCAGAATGTGTCCGCCTTCCCAAAAGAAAGTGTaaatgtcaaaaagtctgaacCTTTGGTTCCTTCAGGCACAACAGAAGTGGTTGTTGGTGTTGAAACTCAGAAGACTTGGCAGCAAGAACCATCATCTAATGTAAGCAATGACTTGGCGGACATCAATAATGATCTTATAACCTTTGAAACAATTCCAGAGAAAGATGACTGTTTGTCTACGGAAAAGGATCAGAAGATCTCAAATAGTCAGTTAAGCTGCAAGGAAGCCGGGGAATGTAATGAAACGAAAGATGTAGGTGAAAAAACGAGAATTGATTTTCTGGATTTGCAAAAACCTGCAGTATCTGATTCTCTACAACCGGATTTTCTATCCACAGCTGCAAGTAGTATCGTTGACTCTGAAGGTAATAAAGACATTCATGACCAATCAGTATCAAAAACTAATGTACCGAAAGAAGATAACCAGATTGCTCCTGAAGCATTGAGTATTGCCTTTTCTCCGGTAGTTATTGAGTTGGATGCATCTGGTGATAGCACGGGAAATAGAGATGTTTATGAAGTTGTTACTCCCGCTGGCGATAGCACTGAGCCCATTTACGCAGGAGAAGAATGCATTTTAGAGCCAGGTACTACATATGAAGATCAAGAACCTGTGTATGAAGGTGAGGTAGTTATTGCTAAACAAGTGGATAAACACAGTACAAATGCCAGTGATGTGGCTAGTAAGAATGAAATCACTCCACAACAAG GAGAATTGATAAAAGATTTCCTGAAGACAAATGCTAGTCAATTGACTGTATATGG CCTGGTCTGTTTGCAAGAGCAATTAAAAGAACGTGAACTTTGCGTATTTTTTCGTAATAATCACTTCAACACCATGTTCAAG TTTGGTGGTCAGCTGTATCTTTTGGCAACAGACCAAGGTTATATAAACCAGCCTGACCTGGTATGGGAGATGCTGAACGAG GTAAATGGGAATACAGTATTCATGACTGGGAGTTTTAAGGAATTCAAGGCAGAAGATGATCATGTGAAGGACACCTGGGATGAACAAAATGCCCGTGCCAGTACCGCA GAGTATCTTGCCAGTATTAAAGACCCAGCACAGGACAATTCCAGTTTCAA TTCTGATCTGCAATTGGCAATGGCTCTGCAAGAACAGGAATTTGAGCAGCAGCCTCAACGTAATACACAGCAGCAAAATGTTTCTGGTGGTTCAGGGTTGGTTACAGGTCCTCAG GGCTCGAGGAGTGGCAACAACAACAGGTACTTGCCCCAACCTTCCAAGCCAGTTTCTAAACCGTCAAAGGATAAGTGCGTGGTAATGTGA